The following are encoded in a window of Alphaproteobacteria bacterium genomic DNA:
- a CDS encoding ribbon-helix-helix domain-containing protein, with protein sequence MGPVKRSIMIAGHATSISLEPVFWEALCAAAEADGLPLNALVARIDAERIGQSDPPNLASAIRVWLFERR encoded by the coding sequence ATGGGGCCGGTGAAGCGCTCGATCATGATCGCGGGGCACGCGACCTCGATCAGCCTGGAGCCGGTTTTCTGGGAGGCGCTGTGTGCGGCGGCGGAGGCGGACGGGCTGCCGCTGAACGCGCTCGTCGCCCGGATCGATGCCGAGCGGATCGGGCAGAGCGACCCGCCCAACCTCGCGAGCGCGATCCGGGTCTGGCTGTTCGAGCGGCGCTAG
- a CDS encoding ferrochelatase gives MSRIGILLVNLGTPDAPEPAAVRRYLKQFLSDRRVVEIPQILWQPILRGLVLTTRPRKSARAYREVWTEEGSPLAAITARQAKALAGAFGPDAIVDHAMRYGTPAIGERIDALMAEGCGRILIAPLYPQYCAATTATVLDSAFAHLSAKRLLPAVRTLPPYCEGPDYIGALKDSLEGALAALDFEPQAIVASFHGMPERTRALGDPYYDQCLRTAALLEKALGRPLRLAFQSRFGRAKWLEPATDRMLEELPGQGVTKVAIFAPGFAADCLETLEELAIRGRDSFAAAGGSDFAYLPCLNDSAPGMAMLRTVIGRELEGWLPPQ, from the coding sequence ATGAGCCGGATCGGAATCCTGCTGGTCAATCTCGGCACGCCCGACGCGCCGGAGCCGGCCGCGGTTCGGCGCTATTTGAAGCAGTTCCTCTCCGACCGGCGAGTCGTCGAGATCCCGCAAATCCTGTGGCAGCCGATCCTTCGCGGGCTGGTCCTGACCACGAGGCCGCGCAAGTCGGCGCGCGCTTATCGCGAGGTGTGGACCGAGGAGGGCTCGCCGCTCGCGGCGATCACCGCTCGGCAGGCCAAGGCGCTGGCCGGCGCGTTCGGGCCGGACGCGATCGTCGACCATGCGATGCGCTATGGGACCCCGGCGATCGGGGAGCGGATCGACGCGCTGATGGCTGAGGGGTGCGGGCGGATCCTGATCGCTCCGCTCTACCCGCAATATTGCGCTGCGACGACCGCGACGGTGCTCGACTCCGCCTTCGCCCATCTCTCCGCCAAGCGCCTGCTGCCGGCGGTGCGCACGCTGCCGCCTTATTGCGAGGGTCCGGACTATATCGGCGCGCTGAAGGACAGCCTCGAGGGCGCATTGGCCGCACTCGATTTCGAGCCGCAGGCGATCGTCGCCAGCTTCCACGGAATGCCGGAGCGCACCCGAGCGCTGGGCGATCCCTATTACGACCAGTGCCTGCGCACCGCGGCCTTGCTGGAGAAGGCGCTGGGGCGGCCGCTCAGGCTTGCCTTTCAGTCCCGCTTCGGCCGCGCGAAATGGCTTGAACCGGCGACAGACCGGATGCTCGAGGAATTGCCCGGCCAGGGGGTGACGAAAGTGGCCATCTTCGCCCCGGGCTTCGCCGCCGATTGTCTCGAGACGCTGGAGGAGCTGGCGATTCGCGGGCGCGACTCGTTCGCCGCCGCCGGGGGCAGCGATTTCGCCTATCTGCCCTGCCTCAACGACTCGGCGCCGGGAATGGCGATGCTTCGTACGGTGATCGGGCGCGAGCTTGAAGGTTGGCTCCCCCCGCAATAA
- a CDS encoding xanthine dehydrogenase family protein molybdopterin-binding subunit — MARAVDETRGISRRTLLIGGGAGIGLVVAWRLWPRTYRPNWRAAPGETLFNAFLKIGSDGRVVVAVPQTELGQGVWTTLPQVLADELGADWRTVSVEPAPLSPLYANGLLADEAADDSALPGFLHGIARWAAQDFARRNALMMTGGSTSLRAFEEPMREAGAGARALLSMAAARRWGAGWEDLDTHDGFVWRGRDRIPFAALAEEAAGLELPDDLPIRGGEANRLAGAALPRLDAPSKIDGSARFAGDVRLPGMVHAAVRGGPAGSTLAGFDRAAGRQVPGVLAILENPAWIGVAATNWWAAGRALNAMRPRFHHPGGAATNASISAALAAALESGSADRIVASGNVDGPFEGASPINARYEVPLAPSAPIEPLTATARITGDRLEVWAPTQAPGLARSAAARAVGFAEDQVVIYSMPAGGGYGRKLETDAIEQAAIFALRLQRPVQLTWPRIQEIANDRCRPAAAAQMTAWVAQGRIHSWQARIAAPATSSEVAGRLGASGLLVRPDGAAVAGAAPPYAIPNVAVDHVPADIGIATGYWRGGAHSYTGFFTECFIDEICRAAGMEPLSFRMQMLEGNPRLARVLATATSIGGWDGGGRGSGMGIACHAAFGSYIATLVEVEVTREQRLRVVRAVCAVDCGRAINPEIVKQQIEGGLIHGISAAIGKKLEIVAGQPAAQTIGAYGLPVLRDSPDVTVELVDSDEEPGGVTELAVPTAAPGVANAYFSLSGQRARTLPIVVGGHG; from the coding sequence ATGGCGCGCGCTGTGGACGAGACCAGAGGGATCAGCCGCCGCACGCTGCTGATCGGCGGCGGGGCGGGGATCGGCCTCGTCGTCGCCTGGCGCCTGTGGCCGCGGACCTACCGGCCGAACTGGCGCGCGGCGCCGGGCGAGACCTTGTTCAACGCCTTCCTCAAGATCGGCAGTGACGGCCGCGTCGTCGTCGCCGTGCCGCAGACCGAGCTCGGCCAGGGCGTGTGGACGACACTGCCGCAGGTGCTCGCCGACGAGCTCGGCGCCGACTGGCGCACAGTCTCGGTCGAGCCGGCGCCGCTTTCGCCGCTCTACGCCAATGGGCTGCTCGCCGACGAGGCGGCGGACGACAGCGCCCTGCCCGGCTTCCTCCACGGCATCGCCCGCTGGGCAGCGCAGGATTTCGCCCGGCGGAACGCGCTGATGATGACCGGCGGATCGACCTCGCTCCGCGCGTTCGAAGAGCCGATGCGAGAGGCGGGAGCGGGGGCCCGGGCCCTGCTCAGCATGGCGGCGGCGCGGCGCTGGGGTGCCGGCTGGGAGGATCTCGACACCCATGACGGCTTCGTCTGGCGGGGACGGGACCGAATCCCGTTCGCCGCTTTGGCCGAGGAAGCGGCGGGGCTGGAGCTGCCCGACGACCTGCCGATCCGCGGCGGCGAGGCGAACCGGCTGGCCGGCGCGGCACTGCCTCGGCTCGACGCCCCTTCCAAGATCGACGGCTCGGCACGCTTCGCCGGCGACGTCAGGCTGCCCGGCATGGTTCATGCGGCGGTGCGCGGCGGGCCGGCCGGAAGCACGCTCGCGGGCTTCGACCGGGCCGCCGGCCGCCAGGTGCCGGGCGTGCTGGCGATCCTCGAAAATCCGGCATGGATCGGAGTCGCGGCGACCAACTGGTGGGCCGCGGGGCGCGCGCTCAACGCGATGCGCCCCCGCTTCCACCATCCAGGCGGGGCGGCGACCAATGCGAGCATTTCCGCGGCACTGGCCGCCGCGCTCGAATCCGGAAGCGCCGACCGGATCGTCGCCAGTGGCAACGTCGACGGTCCGTTCGAAGGCGCGAGCCCGATCAATGCGCGCTACGAAGTGCCGCTCGCCCCTTCGGCGCCGATCGAGCCGCTGACGGCGACCGCGCGGATCACCGGCGACCGGCTCGAAGTCTGGGCGCCGACCCAGGCGCCGGGCCTCGCCCGTTCGGCCGCGGCGCGCGCCGTCGGTTTCGCCGAGGACCAGGTCGTGATCTATTCGATGCCCGCCGGCGGCGGTTACGGGCGCAAGCTGGAGACCGATGCGATCGAGCAGGCGGCGATCTTCGCGCTGCGCCTCCAGCGCCCGGTCCAGCTCACCTGGCCGCGAATCCAGGAGATCGCGAACGACCGCTGCCGCCCCGCCGCCGCGGCGCAGATGACGGCCTGGGTGGCGCAGGGGCGGATCCATTCCTGGCAGGCGCGGATCGCGGCGCCCGCGACGAGCAGCGAGGTCGCCGGGCGGCTCGGCGCGAGCGGCCTGCTGGTCCGGCCGGACGGCGCGGCGGTGGCCGGCGCGGCGCCGCCTTATGCGATCCCCAATGTGGCGGTAGACCATGTCCCGGCCGATATCGGCATTGCCACGGGCTATTGGCGTGGGGGCGCGCACAGCTACACCGGCTTCTTCACCGAATGCTTCATCGACGAGATCTGCCGAGCGGCGGGGATGGAGCCGCTGTCGTTCCGGATGCAGATGCTGGAGGGCAATCCGCGGCTCGCCCGGGTCCTCGCCACCGCGACCTCAATCGGCGGCTGGGACGGCGGCGGCCGGGGAAGCGGGATGGGGATCGCCTGCCACGCCGCGTTCGGGTCCTATATCGCCACCCTGGTCGAGGTCGAGGTGACCCGCGAGCAAAGGCTGCGCGTCGTGCGCGCGGTCTGCGCGGTCGATTGCGGGCGGGCGATCAACCCCGAGATCGTCAAGCAGCAGATCGAAGGCGGGCTGATCCACGGCATTTCCGCGGCGATCGGAAAGAAGCTGGAGATCGTCGCCGGCCAACCCGCCGCGCAGACGATCGGCGCCTACGGCCTGCCCGTCTTGCGCGACTCGCCGGACGTCACCGTCGAGCTGGTCGACAGCGACGAGGAGCCGGGCGGGGTGACCGAGCTTGCGGTGCCGACCGCGGCGCCGGGGGTGGCCAACGCCTATTTCTCGCTCAGCGGGCAGCGCGCGCGGACCCTGCCGATCGTCGTCGGGGGGCATGGATGA
- a CDS encoding ETC complex I subunit, with the protein MAARIYQRSKNAMQSGKARVGQWVLEFESARAKRPDPLTGWSGGAETVEQVVLTFPTLEAAQAYAIREGIDAHVIPAAQPKLKLQAYADNFR; encoded by the coding sequence ATGGCCGCACGGATCTACCAGCGCTCCAAGAATGCGATGCAATCGGGCAAGGCGCGCGTCGGCCAGTGGGTCCTCGAATTCGAATCCGCCCGCGCCAAGAGGCCCGATCCGCTGACCGGCTGGTCGGGCGGCGCCGAGACGGTCGAGCAGGTCGTCCTCACCTTCCCGACGCTCGAGGCGGCCCAGGCCTATGCGATCCGTGAAGGCATCGACGCCCATGTCATCCCCGCCGCACAGCCCAAGCTCAAGCTCCAGGCCTACGCGGACAATTTCCGCTGA
- a CDS encoding NUDIX hydrolase: MSHGEDEPEETVWEGRFIAAKRRGKWEYVSRTRGIQAAVILAIDGGDVILVEQHRAALGCNCLELPAGLVGDDAEGENPEAAAIRELEEETGYRARQIVDLGRYFSSPGMLSEGFTLVRAEGLERIGEGGGVEGEDIVVHRVPLGEVPAFVAMKRAEGCAIDVKLLLLLGGELLA, from the coding sequence GTGAGCCACGGCGAGGACGAGCCCGAAGAAACGGTCTGGGAAGGCCGCTTCATCGCCGCGAAGCGTCGCGGCAAATGGGAATATGTCTCGCGCACGCGCGGCATCCAGGCGGCGGTCATCCTCGCCATCGACGGGGGGGACGTGATCCTCGTCGAGCAGCATCGCGCCGCCTTGGGCTGTAACTGCCTCGAGCTGCCCGCCGGCCTCGTCGGTGACGATGCCGAGGGCGAGAATCCCGAGGCGGCCGCGATCCGCGAGCTCGAGGAGGAGACCGGCTATCGGGCGCGGCAGATAGTCGATCTCGGGCGTTATTTTTCCTCGCCGGGAATGCTCTCCGAAGGCTTCACCCTGGTCCGCGCCGAGGGGCTGGAGCGCATCGGCGAGGGCGGGGGAGTCGAAGGCGAGGATATCGTCGTCCACCGCGTGCCGCTCGGCGAGGTGCCGGCGTTCGTCGCGATGAAGCGCGCCGAGGGCTGCGCGATCGACGTGAAACTGCTGCTATTGTTGGGTGGCGAACTGCTGGCGTGA
- a CDS encoding TPM domain-containing protein, protein MIRSFLLLAAFLLAAPAAAQSFPQLTGRVVDQADLLNPQQEAELTNKLAALEQASSRQLVVVTVPSLEGYDIADYGYRLGRRWGIGRRGANNGALLIVAVSEHKIRIEVGYGLEGILTDALSDQIIREQMRPRFRADDYPGGINAGADAIIQQLQAPPEAAEARARAATAASRNDDGGTIITIIFWLVVAGFILMSMFARRRGRGRRYGRGRRGPVIIWGPGLGGGSSNWGSGSSWGSGGGSSWGGGGGGFSGGGGSFGGGGASGGW, encoded by the coding sequence GGCGCAGAGCTTCCCGCAGTTGACCGGGCGCGTCGTCGATCAGGCGGACCTGCTCAACCCGCAGCAGGAAGCGGAGCTGACGAACAAGCTGGCGGCGCTCGAGCAGGCATCATCGCGCCAGCTCGTCGTCGTCACCGTCCCGAGCCTGGAAGGCTATGACATCGCCGATTACGGCTACCGGCTCGGCCGCCGCTGGGGGATCGGCCGGCGCGGCGCGAACAACGGCGCGCTGCTCATCGTCGCCGTGAGCGAGCACAAGATCCGGATCGAGGTGGGCTACGGGCTCGAAGGCATCCTGACCGACGCCTTGTCGGACCAGATCATCCGCGAGCAGATGAGGCCCCGGTTCCGCGCCGACGACTATCCGGGCGGGATCAACGCCGGCGCCGACGCGATCATCCAGCAGCTCCAGGCGCCGCCCGAGGCCGCCGAGGCGCGCGCGCGGGCCGCGACGGCCGCGAGCCGGAACGACGACGGCGGCACGATCATCACGATCATCTTCTGGCTGGTCGTGGCCGGCTTCATCCTCATGTCGATGTTCGCCCGCCGAAGGGGCCGCGGGCGCAGATACGGGCGTGGCCGGCGCGGGCCGGTGATCATCTGGGGCCCTGGGCTCGGCGGCGGCTCCAGCAACTGGGGCAGCGGCAGCTCTTGGGGCAGCGGCGGCGGAAGCTCGTGGGGCGGCGGAGGCGGCGGCTTTTCGGGTGGCGGGGGATCGTTCGGCGGCGGCGGCGCTTCGGGAGGATGGTGA